DNA from Leptospira langatensis:
GACGAAGCTGACAAACTACAAATCCACAGTACTCCTAGTTTGTTTATCAATAACAAAGCGATCCAAAGCGGAACTCCAAACGAGCAGTTCCTTCGTGCTTTGATCGAGAGCTTGATCAAGAAAGTTTGAGGATCTCTTGTGTCGGACACGACCGAGGAACAGAAGAAACAAATCCTTTGTAGGAACTGCGGTTCGAGCATTCTTTCCGATTCGGAAAAATGTTTGTTCTGCGGTTCGTATCAATTGCCGGGCCGTCTACCCTTCTGGAAATACCTTTCCGAAAGTAGGATCTTTAGAATGGGATTTCTATTCCCTTTCCCTACTTTCATCGCGATCTCTGCTCCTATCATTCTTCTCTTTTATCCTTTGCCGTTCTTAGATTGGTCTTGGATCTTCATTCTTTCTTTCTTCCTGATCTCTTTCACGATCTTCGGTTTTATCGCTGAGAGAATTTTCCTGAATAAGGTTAAGGGGGACGCCAAGGATTTTAGAGAAGGATTCTTTGAATGGCAAAAGAGCCTGTATCTGAAGAGTCCTTATCTGTCTTACCTCGGAATGTTCTTGTTTGTTTGTGTTCCACTCTTGGATTGGGAGGGACCGATCGCATTTTCGGCTTCTTCTTCTTTCATTTGGACCGCTCTGCTTGTATTCTTGATTAAGGTTCTGATCCCTCTTTTTTAAACTACGGAGACCCATCATGGTTCGAAAGGCCGTACGGATAATCATTCTGTTTCTGATCCTGGCGATCGTGCTAACCGGAACTTTGGTTTGGCATACGATCAATTTCCGACCTCTTACATTAGGTTTATATTATGAAAAGGTCTTTTGGGAAGATGTGTTGGATGATCCGGAGACTTTGACCTCTCTTAGGATCTTGGAGCCTTGGGGGATCCGTTCTCATAACCATAAATGGTCCGATTCGTCTCCGGAGAGGGAGATGGAATTAGCGGATAAGGCGAAACGAAATCTAGAGATCTTGCGGACGTATGATCCTTCTAATCTGTCTGGAGAAGATCGCACTTATTACAAGGCCCTTGAGTGGAACTTGGAACTAGAAGCGAATCGCGAACGCTTTATTTATAATTATTATCCAGTGAACCAGTTATTCGGTGTTCAGAATAATATCCCTTCTTTCTTAGCGACGTCCCATCTGGTGGAAGACGAAGAGGACCTGAACGCGTACTTGGATCGGCTCAAAGGAATTTCCGAGAAGATGGACCAGGTGCTCCGAGGACTGGAACTGCGGGAATCGAACGGGGTCATTCCTCCGGACTTTATCTTGAAGAAAGTGATCCATGAGATCCAAACCTTTCGAGTAAAAGATGTGGAAGCGAATATCCTTTATTCTAGTCTCAAGAATAAATTAGAAAAAACGAATGAGATCTCCGCAGATGAAAAAACTTCCTCATTGGCCGAGACAAAGAAGATTCTATCGGATTCCATTTATCCTTCTTATTTGAAACTTCAGACTTTTTTAGAAAGACAGTTGAAGTTCGCAGATAATAAGGCTGGCGCATGGAAACTTCCGAATGGAGACCAATTCTACGCGCATACGTTAAAGAATCATACTACTACAAACTTAACTCCGGCAGAAGTGCACCAGATCGGTCTTTCCGAAGTGAGTCGCATCCAAACAGAAATGAGAACGATCTTGGAATCGGTAGGGATGAAAGGAAAGAACATCCAAACTGCCATGAAAGAACTGAGAGAAAAACCGGAGTTCCAATTCCCTAATGAACCAAGTAGTAAAGAAAAGGTTCTAGAAACATACAAATCCATTCTAGAGGATGCTATCCAAAGATCCAAGCCTCTATTCCCGAAATGGCCAAAAGCTAAGGTGAAGGTGGAAAGGATCCCGGAATTCAAGGAAGCCGGTGCCGCCGGAGCGTACTATGAAGAGCCAAGCTTGGATGGGAAAAGGCCCGGCGTATTCTACGCAAATCTGAGAAACATAAAAGAGATCCCTAAATTCGGGATGAACACGTTAACCTACCATGAAGCGATTCCAGGCCACCACTTGCAAATTGCTTGGTCTCAGGAATTGACCTCCGCTCCTCGTAAATTGAGGAATACATATTTTACCGCTTTCGTAGAAGGTTGGGCATTGTATGCGGAGCATCTCGCAAAGGATTATGATTTCTTCTCCGATCCTTATATCGACCTGGGAAGATTGCAGGGCGAATTGTTTCGCGCGGTTCGCCTAGTAGTGGATACCGGCATCCATTATAAGCGCTGGAGTAGAGAAGAAGCGATCCGTTACATGTCCGACAATACAGGTATGGGTCCTATGGAAGTTACTTCCGAAATAGAAAGATACATCGTATATCCAGGACAAGCCTGCGCGTATAAGATCGGAATGATGTCCTTCTTGAAAATGAGAGAAGAATGGAAAAATACCAAGGGAACTTCTTTCGATATCAAGGAATATCATGGCTTTGTCTTAGGAAAAGGCTCTCTT
Protein-coding regions in this window:
- a CDS encoding DUF885 domain-containing protein gives rise to the protein MVRKAVRIIILFLILAIVLTGTLVWHTINFRPLTLGLYYEKVFWEDVLDDPETLTSLRILEPWGIRSHNHKWSDSSPEREMELADKAKRNLEILRTYDPSNLSGEDRTYYKALEWNLELEANRERFIYNYYPVNQLFGVQNNIPSFLATSHLVEDEEDLNAYLDRLKGISEKMDQVLRGLELRESNGVIPPDFILKKVIHEIQTFRVKDVEANILYSSLKNKLEKTNEISADEKTSSLAETKKILSDSIYPSYLKLQTFLERQLKFADNKAGAWKLPNGDQFYAHTLKNHTTTNLTPAEVHQIGLSEVSRIQTEMRTILESVGMKGKNIQTAMKELREKPEFQFPNEPSSKEKVLETYKSILEDAIQRSKPLFPKWPKAKVKVERIPEFKEAGAAGAYYEEPSLDGKRPGVFYANLRNIKEIPKFGMNTLTYHEAIPGHHLQIAWSQELTSAPRKLRNTYFTAFVEGWALYAEHLAKDYDFFSDPYIDLGRLQGELFRAVRLVVDTGIHYKRWSREEAIRYMSDNTGMGPMEVTSEIERYIVYPGQACAYKIGMMSFLKMREEWKNTKGTSFDIKEYHGFVLGKGSLPLEILELTSKEELGIAPKN